The region GTGTCGAACGATTCGTTATCAGCTTCTTCACATCATTTCATGATATTCATAGCCTCGGCAAATGTCTTGAGCGCCTGAAGCATGAAATATATGCGCTATGCATAGTTGAGTATAGCTGGCACAGTGACCAGGCCGACCACAAAAAAATCACCAAGAACACAGTCACCAAATGTATAAATGACAGGGCGCGATTTCTTCAACATGAGACTAAATCTCCATAACCAGTGAATTTTCTGGCCCTCCAATGCTGGCTCCAACCTTCTTCAAAATCGCCTTGTCGTGAATCGGACGGCCGTCTGGCGGCGCAGGACGCCGGTTCACTTTCCGATGTTCGTCAACCTCATTCCCTCTGAACGGGTCACAACCACAGACGCCACCAAATCCCCTGTGACATTGGTCGACGTCCTAGCCATCCCAAGCAACGGCTCCACCCCCATGATCAACGCGATCGCCTCTCCCGGCACCCCCACCGACATCAGAATCACCACAATCAACGGAATCGATCCGCTGGGAATCCCCGCGGCACTGATTGCCGTGAGCACCGCCATCACCACCACAAGCCCCTGCGTTGCCAATCCCAACTCGATTCCAAACGCCTGAGCCAGAAACAAGATGGTCACGCCTTCGAAGAGTGCTGTCCCGTTCATGTTCAACGTTGCGCCGAGGGGAAGGACGAAGCCGCTCACCTCCCGCGGCACCCCAAGTCCCTGCTCCGCCGCCCGAATCGTCGTCGGTAGCGTGGCACTCGAACTGGCCGTGGAAAACGCGGTCAGCATCGGAAACCGAATCGTCCGATAAAAGCTTCTGAGCTGCACGCCACCCAGTCCTTTTGCAATCAAGGCGAGCACTCCGAACTGGTGCAGTACGAGGCCGCCCAAGACTGCTGCCGTGTACAATGCCAACGGCGCCAGAATGTCGAAGCCGAACTGTGCCGTGACCGCGAACGTCAGGGCCGCGACACCCACCGGCGCCAGCTTCATCGCAAACCCCACCATCACGAGAATGGTTCGGGCCAGTGCTTCGAGAAATCGTACCAACGGCTCCGCGAACTCTTTGGGCAGCCGAGTCACTGCGACGCCAAACACCAAGGTGAAGAAGATGACGGCCAACAGATCCCCCTGGGCCGCGGCAGTGATGGGGTTGCTCGGCACGATGTTGACGAACGTAGAGATGGAGAGATCACTCCCGGCCACACCGACAATTGCATCCGCCTCGGTGGAAAACGTCTCGACGAGTGTTCTCCGGAGGTCCGGTGAGATCACGTCACCCGGACGCAAGACGTTCACGATGATCAATCCGAATATGGCGGCGCCGGCCGTGGTGACGACGAAGAAGATCAGAGACCTGGCGCCCATCCGGCCGAGCCGCTTGAGGTCGCCGAGTCCGGTCACGCCGAGGACGAGGGTGGTGAAGATCAGGGGAACGACCACCATCAGGAGCATACGGAGAAAGATCTGCCCCACCGGACGCGCGACGTAGCGAACGGTCCAGTCGAGCGCGGGAGCGCCGGGCCAGAGGAAGCTTGCGGCGGCGCCGCCAAACGTTCCGATGGCGAGGCCCAGAAGGATCTTGTGGTGAAGGGGGATGCGTGGTGTGCTCATATCTCGATTGGTCAGAGCTCGCTGTCCTCGGCTTTGTACACCACTCCCATGCCACCACCAAGCTTTTCAAGGATTTTATAGTGGGATATAGTTTTGCCGACCATAGTGTTTGGAGAATATAATGAAAGAGAATTCGAAAGATAAGCGAGAAAGATGTAACTGTCAAGGATTTCCCAGCAGTTGCGAAGTCTTAACGGGCTCTACCGGAGATTTACGGTACGAGCACATCAATCATAATTTGACAGGTTTGACGGGCTAATCAAGATTAGACGGTTTCTTGCTCAGCGAGACCGGCCCGAATTAGCAGATAGTCTACCAACCGGGAGAGAGGGTCGAAGCCGATGATCTGCGGCGCATCAGCTACGAAGTTAGACATAACGTTAATGTCATAATAGTATATCTGCCCGTCGCGGGCGTTGAGCAGATATTCCACGCCGCCGACTTCGATGTGAGCCGCAGCTGTGATGCGCTTCACGTCCTCGATAACCTGGACCGGTGGTGTGTACACTTCCACCATTTTATCCCGGTTGGAAGCGTTATCTTCCAGGCCGCTGTCCTTGCTTTGTTGTCCTGGCCACGACACCTGGCAGTAGTCGGCTGGGCAGAGGTTGAATTCGTCTGCGGTTAAAAATATACGAATGGCGTACAGAAATGCGCCATTCAAAAACTCCACCCGCACGATACTATCCCCTTCAGCCGGCAAATATTCCTGCACTAGTGCTGTGTGGTCGATCCCCAGGTCAATCGTCCCAGCTTGGGTCGACGCACGCAGCTCGTTTGGCGTATTGAACCGTACAATGTTAGCTCCACTCCCGCCGATGTTAGGCTTGACGAGGACTGGGAAGGTCAGCCCGTCGGCTGCCGCTAGTACCTGCGACAGATGGTTAATTACCTGGGCGCGGGGATACCGTAGACCGAGATACTCGAGCAACCTCAGTTGCCGTGCCTTAGAGAACTCGTAGAGGTAGGCGTCATAACCGTTAAGGACATTAGCGCCCGTTTCCTTAAGGTGGGCGAGGTATTCCAGGGTGTAGAAGATGGCTTCGGCGTGACCGCGGATGTAAGCGGAAGGACTCATGCGGTTGACCACCAAGGCATAAGGGCAATGGCGATCGCTCGGGTTGTAACGGTGCTCGTAGGCCAGGATCCGGTCATAGCTGACGCCTCGCTTGTCGAGTTCTGCGAAGAGCGGCCTAAACCACTCAGGGTGTTCATAAAATATTGCCAAGCGCTGCTTACTGCTTAAATTGTGATTGTTCATGCCAATCGTCCTCGTTGAATGTTATAGTTTGCTTTCGTAGGGGTTCTCGATTTTCCCACAAAAAAATGGACACACATTGTATACGCGGCACATCGCTCATATTGTTGCGGTGAGTTAAAGGAGAGATGTTATTTCTTTCACTTCGTTAACTGGTTTTCGAAGGCTTGTTGATTGAAAATAGAAATTGATGACTTGGCATCTTTCAGAGGACGGGCAGATTCTTTGAGAAGTTCGTTATCTGTAGACTTGTCGAGGTAACTTTTGTGGCGAATACGGTTTCGTTAAAGTTGCGTTAAAATTTGAGTAAGCATGGGTAAATTTGAGAATACAAAGAAAGAAAAAGCCCTCAAAAAATGAGAGCTTTTCTCCTATTTCTATTGAAATTAGCCTTGTACGCCAGGAGGGATTCGAACCCACAACTTTTGGCTCCGGAGGCCAAAGTCTATGCATAGTCTAAATAGCTGTTTGTTTTGCATATTAGCTATTGGCAGTTAATAACTTTGGTAATATTTTGGCAATATTTTTAGCCGTCCCCACAATATTCATGTCGCTTCGACGGATTTCTCAAGAATTCTAATAATGTGAGAGTTTGATGCCAATGAATGCACAGCGCTCGCACTCATTGGCATCAATAAAACACTGAGCGTTTAACTCTAACTTCAAGCTATCAACTTCTTGGCGGCAAGACTCTCCGCGAGTTGTTGAGCGCCATTCCAAACTTAGGAAGCCGTGTAATTGGGTCGTGATAGATTTCTTTTTGCCGGGAACGGGCGTCGAACAATCTCACAGTGTCTTCATTGACCTGGTAAAGCAACTTCATCTTGTTTATGTTTCTCCACTGATTCAGCTTAAGGATAGGATGACCGATGTATCCAAGAGCTTTAAACGGAAAGCAATTCTTCGTACTCAGCTAGCGTAATTGCAAACTCATTTTGGGTCTGCTCATTCAAATCGAACTTTCGAAGCACGGCTGTCAACTCCGAATTT is a window of candidate division KSB1 bacterium DNA encoding:
- a CDS encoding dicarboxylate/amino acid:cation symporter codes for the protein MSTPRIPLHHKILLGLAIGTFGGAAASFLWPGAPALDWTVRYVARPVGQIFLRMLLMVVVPLIFTTLVLGVTGLGDLKRLGRMGARSLIFFVVTTAGAAIFGLIIVNVLRPGDVISPDLRRTLVETFSTEADAIVGVAGSDLSISTFVNIVPSNPITAAAQGDLLAVIFFTLVFGVAVTRLPKEFAEPLVRFLEALARTILVMVGFAMKLAPVGVAALTFAVTAQFGFDILAPLALYTAAVLGGLVLHQFGVLALIAKGLGGVQLRSFYRTIRFPMLTAFSTASSSATLPTTIRAAEQGLGVPREVSGFVLPLGATLNMNGTALFEGVTILFLAQAFGIELGLATQGLVVVMAVLTAISAAGIPSGSIPLIVVILMSVGVPGEAIALIMGVEPLLGMARTSTNVTGDLVASVVVTRSEGMRLTNIGK